TCACTCTCAAATtacctcaaaatgtactttctcTTCATGAAACACAGAGCTTCGTCTCCACTCGAATGGCCAAATTTGGGTTTCTAAAGCTCAACAAAGTGAATTTAATTACCACCGTTTCGAAACAGAGGAACCCATTTAGCAGAAAGCTGTTTTCATTCATGGAACTCAACGAATACGAATCTTTCTTTACATCAGAGCCCCCATTACCATCAGACCTCGCCatacccccaaatccaccagAGTCTCAAATCGCATCTCCGCCGCATTGGGGTTTTGCTGCCGCTCCAGAATCGCCGCCGTTCGTGGTTCCAGCGAGTCCTCCGTTGGGTTTTGTCCTGCCTCCGTGTAATCCGGACCAAAACGTCGGTGCGCCATTTCCACAAACAGGTGGTGTGCAGAAGCAATGGTGTGTGGCGAAACCGAGCGTTCCGGCAGAGATTCTGCAACAGGCGATGGATTATGCTTGTGGCCAAGGCGGCGCTGACTGCCGAGAGATATCGGCGGACGGTGACTGCTTTCATCCGGATACCTTGGTGGCACATGCCTCTTATGCGTTTAATAGCTACTGGCAAAAGAACAAGCGAAGTGGAGGAACTTGCAGCTTTGGAGGCACTGCCATGATCATAAGCTCAGACCCAAGTAAGAATTTCTGGgattatttctattttgattTCTGTTTGGTCTCTCCATTGATTCGAATTTTGATGAACTGAttgttgttgtgttgtttgTAGGTTTTCATCACTGCCGGTTTGTTCTCAGCTAAAATTTTTCTGTACCCGTTTTTAGTTTCGTTTTTgttatgtttgtttttgttcatcaTGTTTCTTTGAATAATACTTTATAGTTTGAACTTTGAAGTGACTTCAGagatctctctcttttttatttcttttattattattacaatttttttctttctaaaaagtaatttaattagtttaaacaACNTCATGTTTCTTTGAATAATACTTTATAGTTTGAACTTTGAAGTGACTTCAGagatctctctcttttttatttcttttattattattacaatttttttctttctaaaaagtaatttaattagtttaaacaACTATTAAGTTAATAGGAAGGTACGAGTTAGAACGGTTTAGCTCGTAGGTTATAGACTTTAGTAACTCGGGGTTGGaatcaaactttatatttgattttttagtttgtttacgtgagatcccacattagttggagataACGAAACAATCTTTATAACGGTGTGAAAATCacttccctagtagacgcgttttaaaaactttaaggggaAGTTCGAgggagaaagctcaaagatgacaatatctttagtggtgggcttagacaGTTACATGATAGAAATTACATGTGAAAAATTCTCTATATTATCACTTTCATGGGACAGagtaaaattagaaaatacgataaatttcatcattttatcTCAACTACGTTAACcgatagaaaagaaagaggaaacgAGAGAGTGAGGGAGCGAAAGAAACGGGCAAAGGGAACGAgagtaagaaagaaaatggaggtAAGAGCGAGAGAACTCCGAACcggaaaattgaaaaaagggTTAGAAGGATTCTTCTTTGACTTTTGGATTGTGCGTTTTTAGGGGACCAAAAGCTGTAGAAGTCACGTCCTCCCATCATCTTcctaaacattttaaatttagtgattATTCTTTTAGAGTTGAGATAACTATATATGTAGCATAGAAATGTAGCGGGATTCTTTTTAAGTAAGGTTTTATGTAAATActattcattttcaaatgatGAACTGACTGAGGGTCAACTAGTTCCCGAGACCAATCAGCCTCTCCCTAGGTCTAGAAAGGTTACGTCATGAGCCAAAAGTTCTACACCACACAAACCTCAAGATAAGATGATTGAAAGATGATCTTTGCCCtattgatatgatataaaaaatattctaacaCCAAATAATATGAGAACTGCAGTGAATTGGAATTATGAACTCGTGATTCTAAACCACTGGTACTCACAAATCTATTTGAATTCAACCTTAAGAATTAAGTTAGACATTATTGttctaataaaaaatctcGAGGCAATGAACAAGTTCTTTGTCTCGAACACTTCACAAGATAGATAATCAATcatatttgattattattattattattattatttttttttttattttttattttttattttttattttttgcatgAAAATCAAGATATGAATTGATTGAGTTTGTGACCATTCATATCATTCTTTTCCACTTTTAAATGATTTGTTTCGAATCCAAAATTGATAGTTTGTAAAGTAGTTTTAAAGTCATGAGATGAAAACGGTAATAGTTTTAATGGACTTCTCTTCGATGGTCTCCCTTGTAAAGCAACTTTATGGTCATGAGATGTCAATTGCTCGTCTCGTCGACTTTCATCTCTTTTGCAAAGAATGTTGGTACTTCCAATTCAAAGGTACATGTAGTTCTTGACCATCAATAGATTTGAGGCCAACATTTATTCTTGCAACTTGTTAAAGGcatattcttgtttttcttatctCATTTTGTTCTCTATATAAAGTACCATTAGcttatttttctctcatttatatttatgtacTTTAGTTATGTTTTGTAATGTCGGGTGTCTAtgatttaaaatctaaattctaGCACTTATGTGACCTGACATTCTCCTGCATCCCCTACAACATAGTCATGTATTTTCGTTTCTCATAATAAAGACTATTCCCCTAGATTAATATGGGTtctttcaacatgttttgtcctcactcacatgcattctAGGAAAATTCTAAAGAATTGAAGATCATtcaacatagaattgtttCATGTGAAGCCACGCTAACTTtgaagttcctatgattgagctactgaaaaggaaaatgataaggcaaccctaatcctcagcccaacgatccaagcttttgttgaagcaagaactcttgaataaataaaaaaataacacgtccttgtacaaaatttggattaaccaagagataagactagaattagattacctcttaagaagatctagaagcaagatttgaatcttattttaaattgagtcATTCCACGTCGAACTTGATCAatgcttgattgaatgactcagatgcaatctaccacaagaatggcatgaaacttagaaatgaatgactcagatgcaatctaccacaagaatgacatgaaacttagaaatgacaaagatgaTGCTCAGATTTCTAAGGGGAACGTCTCAACttgagagatcaatttcattcatcacaaatctcatttttacataataatttatggGTATTTACGGTCTCCCCGCAAAAGAAATTAGTAGTCGAGATTTAATCCTAATCCCCttaaatctccacaaaagactTAACTTCCACCTTTTTACCTATTacaataattaagaaataaaaaaacaataaataagtTTTCTAAGAACTCATGAAAAGATGTTTGCAACTTCATCCGCTACTTCAAtcgtgcaaatattcacttctgaAGGTCCAAatgattcttcttcaatcgaataagcttgtaacacatgaaatgatggttgaaccgagtctatccaattttgtagatgaaaaatgaatgattgttgaatcttcttagcCTTGCACTGTGTAATAGGCTTTTTTAGTGACACTGTTCTTATcactattaaatatattaggCTTTTTTAGTCATCCTTGTCGTGAAAGTCTTAGGTTCTTAGAGCGTCTAGGCAGTTTAAATCTCATCTCGCATTTCTAGGATGCTCAGGGTTAACTCCTTAGGGCTATTCCAACCTCTAGGTGCACttaattctaattcttttattgttgCTTACGATCCTCCGGTGTTAGGTCTATTAGAAATGTATTGTTCTCAATCAACATAAAAATTGCTCTAGCTCTAGCACCCTAATCTTAACATCGCTCACTCATGCATGCTTTGTTAAAGTGATATTTCTATCGATCACCTAACGCACGTAAAACATAATCTATTAGCTCCTATAAATTACCTAAAGCACATAAATCAAAATCTAACATTTAAACAAATTCGAAAAGGAGATAATATCCATCAATCACCAAGAACACATATCGCAACATCCAATTATTCCTTCTAGTGTAGCggaaatcataaaaattggCAAGCATCTTAACATCTCATcttaggggcattttggtaatttttctTAACATATATAGCATTCTCATCTAAATAACCCTTCTAGAGTCATAAACACACATATTCTAACCACCTAAGGTAAGATATGCTCACATGTTAGTACGTCTTAGCTATCCCTAAAGTCTGAGATGCTACATACTTGGATGAAGTGTGCCCTCCCGAGCTTGCTTTTCCGTGTGCAAGgagattcaatttttttttgacaattaTCTAATAGGTCCTAGTTCAAGTTAAAATAAGATTAGTATTAAAATtgagacaaaaaaaagttcGAACAAAGGTCAAATGGATGAAAAACTCACCCTATAGCACCCTATGCGCCTTCACGTGCGTAGTCCACATGCACGTACAAACTCACCTAAGGGAGGAGCAAACGCTGGCACACACATACAAGCTTCACCATCTCGAGTCAAGTTGGTTTAGAGTAGAAGCAAAGCGATCACTTTGGTTTCGATTCGGGTCACCCTCTAATGTAGCGATGTGTGTCTATGTTAGGCGCCGACGTGTTCCCCCGCCTCCTGTTGGACACGTGTCCTCAAAAATTTCCAAACACGTTCCTCGCCTAACCACCTGACACATGTCCTTgaacaaaaactcaaaaacttaCCTCTCattctttctcaattttttagggttttaaatGATTCAAATATCCAGACTTGATCTCCACAAGATTCTAAAAAGGTTTGGTGAAGGAACTTTAGCCCAAAACTGACTCTAGGTTGGGTGAATTGGGAGGTCTCTAGCGATTActtccttccttctctctagggtttctctttttctttttcttccccaATTAGTCATAACCAAACTAGACCCCTTATTAAGGGGTGAAAATGACCCTTTTATCCCTCTAGAGTAATTTCCATCCCCCTCTCGGCCAAAGGGTGAGTGTTCTATAAAGGTAGGAATTGGTCAAAGTTGACGTTGTGATTCCATAAACCAGTCTGAAGAGGAACTTAGAACTACATGGGTAGTTAGCTCTTCTATTGAGTGTAGAAACGAGTTAATGTTGATGTCACTACTCTGTAACCTAGTCTTGAAGAGAGACTTGAGACTACACTGGTAGTTGTCCAGGTGAATGTTTCTATTGGGTGTAGAAACGAGTCATAGGTTGAGGATGCGACATTGTGAGCCAGTCCTAAAATGGGACTTGGGACTACACATATAAATGACTCACGATGGTTGTTCTGGGTGAATATGGTAACGACCCCATACCCTGACCGAGTGTATGACATGCAAGAGTACCACTTGAAATTGCGAGGCAGTCTTAGAAGCTGAGATAGTTGAACTCGGCTCGAACTTCTTTGTGACTTGAGAAAAAACCGTGGTAACTTACTTGAATAAGGATGTAATAAGAGCGTACAAGTAGATTGCTTAccgaatatttttatactcaccccatcccttcattttttttttctagtgtTTGCAGGCAATTGAGTGAGGTCGTGGAGCATTCAAGAGTTGCACGGTCATGGAGGGGGCCGTCTCAAGGTTTCGGTCCAATCTGTGAATTTTTGGGGTCTTttgtacttttaaattttttttttatctcaaattctttctcCGTTTGTAATAAGCTTGAATAGCACCGACTTGtcattgaatttcatttttttaattgtgattttgtttgttttctttaatttgatttaaattttagagcatgttcgaatttttttttttaatttttattcttactttatttccttttttattgtCTTTTAGTCATGTTACATGATTTGAAACGTTGTTAATCAGGCCATGACACTAGTTGCATCCAACTACTAAAAGAGACTTAATAAGTTACTTAAAGATGACAAATTATTACCATAGATTCGTTTAAGACTTCTCCAAGATATCAAGAAGAGATTTGCTTCTTTAATAATACTTAACGTACATAATAGGAAAATTATGGTTTGATGCAGAAAGGAAGCTTCTATCAATGGAAAGATCATGAGTAAACActtaaattgataaaattttatgacGTAGAGATTCTATACTATTTAGGTGAAGAAAATTACATAGTTGATACTGTGAGTAGGAAAACGACTCACATGTCAATATTAGTTACGACTCAGACAGTTGCAAACTGATCTTGAGCAAGTTGGAATAGAGATATTAATTAGAGATACAACAACATGTAAttcatactaaaaaaaaaaaagaatatttactTCGATCGGGTTATGCGACAAGAAGAAACATATTAAGTTGAGGAGTTCTCAATATTAGAAGATAGTTGTCCACTTTGACGAGCTTAATTATATGTTCCTAACAATAAGGTGATTAAAAGAGAAGTATGATCAAGAATGTAGAAAGATATAGCAGATTATGTAAGTATATATCTAACCTATTAGCAAGTTAAGGCGTTGAGGCAAAATCCCTCCGAAAAGTAGAAGAACGGATAGAGACACGATGAACATTAAGCTATGCTAATTACTTGGTATTTTATCCTCTTCGAACTactattctttttaatgaTAGTTTATGATAGTTGAGTTGCATGAGTACAACAATGACAAACACAAGCTATAGAGCTTTAGAGTCCATGAATCCGAAAGAGTTACAAATTACAAATGGTTTTGAAATGGTAATCTTTAAgcaaaacagaacaaaacatatataaaggaagaaaacatGGAGGAGACAATTACATTATTGGCAGAAGAAGGAAGAGTGAGATGGAGAAGAGTTTCCCTAACAAATCATATATACTTCCAACAAAAACTAGGCTGCAATGTCATACTTAATATGCTTAAGAAGCACCGGAATGACAATATCAGGGGAGCTGAGCTGAGGCAAGTGGCCGTCCGACTCCATGACCTCGACAATGGAGTCGCCGCCGAGGTTGCGGTGGAGGTACTCGGAAACCACCACGGGGACCGCCATGTCCTTCATGCTTTGGATGATATGGCAGGGGATGGTGACAAGGCGGAGAATGTTTCTCATGTCGCTTCGGAAGATGGTCTGGGCCACACTCAAGGCTATGTCCGGGCGCATGTTGAACAGGGTTCGGCTAAACTCTTGAACAGCCACGGAGTCCATGTCGCCACCCACGGCCAGTGGGGCGAACCCAGAGCACCAGGCCTTGTAGTTCGACTGCATTGCTTGGAATAGTTGGTTCAGTTCTTCTTGCTCGAAGCCTCCGAAGTAGTCTTCGTCGTTCAAGTACCTGatccaccaaaaaaaaaacattttttttcttttaatcttcaataaaattcaaacaaaaaaggtaattcaatctaattttaaagaaaatctgaattttagtccttcaatttcattttttaaattcaatctctatattttcaattaatcttaaattaagccattcaaaacttttttttttttaacaaaattaattacttcTACGAAGGGAAGACTAATAATAACTATATATTAcacaaaaaaaactatttatggttaataaaaaatttaaaacaaacaaaaataaaataaaaagataaaaattcaatagaatttaaatgagaagaaaaaaaagNttacacaaaaaaaaactatttatggttaaaacaaattatattacacaaaaaaaaatatttatgatttaaaaaaattatattacacaaaaaaatattatggttaaataatattttaacaataaatatcACACAAAAAGATGTTTAtggttaaataatattttacacaaaaaatatatatatatttacggttaaaaaaattatattatacacacaaaaaaaaattatggttaaataatattttaaccataaatattacgttaaattatattacacaaaaaaaaaaaaaaaaaNNNNNNNNNNNNNNNNNNNNNNNNNNNNNNNNNNNNNNNNNNNNNNNNNNNNNNNNNNNNNNNNNNNNNNNNNNNNNNNNNNNNNNNNNNNNNNNNNNNNNNNNNNNNNNNNNNNNNNNNNNNNNNNNNNNNNNNNNNNNNNNNNNNNNNNNNNNNNNNNNNNNNNNNNNNNNNNNNNNNNNNNNNNNNNNNNNNNNNNNNNNNNNNNNNNNNaaaaaaaaaaaaaaaaaaaaaaaaaaaaaccctaaaaaatgTGTTATTTTCTTACTAAGAAAacatcttaaattatttataaataattaaatacgaCCGAATACATAATAAAACCATTTGATTCGAAaaggaagattaaaaaaatgaataaataaaatattttaaaaagaggattaaaaatatatccgACTCATTATTCACACGTTCCGTATTAGATTgaccattaaataaaaaaaaaaatattattattattattatattttttaaaactttaaattNaaaaaaaaaaaaaaaaaaaaaaaaaaaaaaaaaaaaaaaaaaaaaaaaaaaaaaaaaaaaaaaaaaaaaagtctaaatCTAAACAAACATAACGGCGTATTCAGTTTCATACCACCGGCGAACAGAAACGAGAAATGAAAGTACCTCGGCGACGGGGAGATCATAATAATCTTCTGGAAGAGGTCGGGGCGAGTGATGGATGCGACGGCGCCGATCATGGCGGAAACAGAGTGGCCGACAAACACACAGGAATCAATCCGAAGCTCCTCCAAAATCCCTAGCAAGTCGTAAGCGAATCCTTCGAGCGTTCTATAGCGTTCGAAATCGAAATAATCCGGATTCGTAGTTCCGGCGCCAATGTTATCGTACAAAACCACCTTGTAATCATCAACAAGATGCGGAATCAGATGTTTCCAGACCGATTGATCAGTGCCGAATCCGTGACCGAGAACCACCGTCTGCTGCCCGCCGCCGATGATCTTCACATTTTGTGCCTCCTCCACAACTCCCATGGTTCCCGTACGCCTCGCCGACGCCGACGCTGCGAAGATTCTAGAAAATGAAACGGAGATGGAAGAACGGAggtgattttcctttttgtttattcCGGTCGACGACGAGGCATCTCCACAGTCACATATTATAGATACTTTCTGGAAAGATAAGATCGTCGCGCCCGGGTTATGATCCTCTACGGCCGAGTTTAGTATCCAATCGTATCTCATGGCAGTGATTCGTTGATCGTGAGTAATAATTAATAAGGACTCATCTCTATACttcatgaaatttattattattatttttattattttatttttaaattgaccACATCAGCTTATTAccctaaaaatataaataaaattaatgatagAATTAACATAATATGAGTTGTATGTAgggaaacaaaaaggaatattattacaaaatattgagtaaaataaaataatacacaAAGGTTTAAagcaaaaaacaaaaggattaaaaatattattttgttttgttttgttttgtttttgacactagaaataaatatttaataatgttaaatCAAATCTGGTTATtggaaaatgattttttatggaaaatattaaataataaaatttagggtaaaaaaaaaaaaggaagatattATGAAAGACAgcgatgagagagagagagagagagagaggggtgGAGTTAGCGAcgtattaattaaatagggATGTTGGCCACTCGCCCAAACAACCACGTCACCAAGTTGGGGGGAAATTTTGCATTTATTGGGTTGGCGCCCCCACGTGGCCCACTTTAACgcattcatttcattttatttttttcaactaaccttttttttaaaagaaaattattcattttcttttccaatttttggCTGTTTTCCGTTTTATTATTGTCTTCCACCTCAcctttcattcttttattttcatttctcgTTAGTGTTAAATCTATACGCTTCC
The Cucurbita pepo subsp. pepo cultivar mu-cu-16 chromosome LG16, ASM280686v2, whole genome shotgun sequence genome window above contains:
- the LOC111776786 gene encoding glucan endo-1,3-beta-glucosidase 13, coding for MLNFNSNLLCSFFFFFFFFFFFFFLLGLTTAGQESIQFLKLDEKISSGVSPPISASQLPVAVSVTDAELTEVSSSVLMAETWLRAFVLAHYPATNITTIVVGNSSLCNQDTNHLHSVLLSLKNLFYSLTRWGLENQIKVSTLFLEDCFHSKPHNMLNLVIEFIKTTNSTFTLKLPQNVLSLHETQSFVSTRMAKFGFLKLNKVNLITTVSKQRNPFSRKLFSFMELNEYESFFTSEPPLPSDLAIPPNPPESQIASPPHWGFAAAPESPPFVVPASPPLGFVLPPCNPDQNVGAPFPQTGGVQKQWCVAKPSVPAEILQQAMDYACGQGGADCREISADGDCFHPDTLVAHASYAFNSYWQKNKRSGGTCSFGGTAMIISSDPSFHHCRFVLS
- the LOC111776897 gene encoding probable esterase KAI2 encodes the protein MGVVEEAQNVKIIGGGQQTVVLGHGFGTDQSVWKHLIPHLVDDYKVVLYDNIGAGTTNPDYFDFERYRTLEGFAYDLLGILEELRIDSCVFVGHSVSAMIGAVASITRPDLFQKIIMISPSPRYLNDEDYFGGFEQEELNQLFQAMQSNYKAWCSGFAPLAVGGDMDSVAVQEFSRTLFNMRPDIALSVAQTIFRSDMRNILRLVTIPCHIIQSMKDMAVPVVVSEYLHRNLGGDSIVEVMESDGHLPQLSSPDIVIPVLLKHIKYDIAA